One Sulfurirhabdus autotrophica DNA segment encodes these proteins:
- a CDS encoding HigA family addiction module antitoxin: protein MTRMYNPPHPGETLKEDILPALDLTVTEAAAQLGVTRAAFSRVLNGRAAISPVMALRLEGWLGVNNGGRADLWITQQATYDLWQARKAGAPKVQHARIKRLAA from the coding sequence ATGACCCGAATGTATAACCCACCTCATCCCGGCGAAACACTGAAGGAAGACATTTTACCCGCTTTGGACTTGACTGTAACCGAAGCCGCCGCCCAGCTTGGCGTGACCCGTGCCGCCTTTTCGCGGGTATTAAATGGCCGCGCTGCTATCTCACCGGTAATGGCTCTTCGTCTTGAAGGCTGGTTAGGCGTGAACAATGGAGGCCGCGCAGATTTGTGGATTACACAACAAGCCACCTACGACCTCTGGCAGGCACGCAAAGCCGGGGCACCGAAAGTACAGCATGCTCGAATAAAACGCTTGGCCGCCTGA